The Falco peregrinus isolate bFalPer1 chromosome 1, bFalPer1.pri, whole genome shotgun sequence genome has a window encoding:
- the LOC101912111 gene encoding interferon-induced protein with tetratricopeptide repeats 5: MSTISKNSLKSSLLKLECHFTWTLLKQDVDLDDLEETIGDQIEFLTKSNIRNYNLLSYICHLKNSNEEALRNLQTAEELVKKHHPDEAAKKSLVTWGNYAWIYYHMKRYEEAQTYVSKVEKSCKKLSSTAHWKVQLPDIYAEQGWALLKFGRKYYERAKNCFENALKNEPNNPEFNTGYAIAMYRLEEFSCRPHEDVSAPSLQPLKRAVELNPNDTFIMALLALKLQDYKQVDEGERYIEEAMQKTPDLPYFLRYAAKFYRRKGEVDKALEILKRALSVTPKSAFLHHQLGLCYRAKLYHLKKTTRYPPQEQLEELIRLSIFHFKTATDQKTKFFSAYTDLASMYAEKRMYKEAEEAFQKALDTNIMLYDDKQQFYYLYGNYQRFHMKSESEAIRCYLEGLKIEKESHARNNCSDALKKLLEQRVRRGLEDATDFGALGRLHNLNGEKRKAIECYEKAMALCPNNEEYLSALCELRLSISS, from the exons atgag TACCATTTCCAAGAATTCCTTGAAGAGCTCCCTGTTGAAGCTAGAATGTCATTTTACATGGACTTTGCTGAAGCAGGACGTGGATCTCGATGACCTAGAGGAAACAATAGGCGATCAGATCGAGTTTTTAACAAAATCCAACATCAGAAATTATAATCTATTATCCTATATATGCCATCTAAAGAATTCAAATGAGGAAGCCCTGAGAAATCTCCAAACAGCCGAAGAATTAGTTAAAAAACATCATCCAGATGAAGCTGCCAAAAAAAGTCTTGTTACCTGGGGGAACTATGCCTGGATCTATTACCACATGAAGAGATATGAAGAAGCTCAAACTTACGTGAGCAAAGTGGAAAAGAGCTGCAAAAAGCTTTCAAGTACTGCCCATTGGAAGGTTCAGCTTCCAGACATCTATGCTGAGCAAGGATGGGCATTATTAAAGTTTGGGAGAAAATACTATGAGAGAGCAAAgaattgctttgaaaatgctCTGAAGAATGAACCCAATAACCCAGAATTTAATACTGGCTATGCAATAGCAATGTATCGTTTGGAAGAATTTTCCTGCCGTCCACATGAAGATGTAAGtgcaccctcccttcagccCCTGAAGCGTGCAGTGGAACTAAATCCAAATGATACTTTCATTATGGCATTACTTGCATTAAAACTTCAGGACTACAAGCAAGTTGATGAAGGGGAGAGATACATTGAAGAAGCAATGCAGAAAACTCCTGATCTTCCTTATTTCCTGCGGTATGCTGCCAAATTTtacagaaggaaaggagaagtggACAAGGCACTGGAGATTTTGAAAAGGGCCCTATCAGTGACACCAAAATCTGCCTTCTTGCATCACCAACTAGGACTGTGCTACAGAGCAAAGCTGTATCATTTGAAAAAGACTACAAGATATCCACCTCAAGAGCAACTGGAGGAACTCATCCgactttccatttttcattttaaaacagcaactgaccaaaagacaaaatttttttctgcctataCTGACCTAGCAAGCATGTATGCAGAAAAAAGGATGTACAAAGAAGCAGAGGAGGCGTTTCAGAAAGCACTTGACACAAATATTATGTTGTATGATGATAAACAACAGTTCTACTACCTTTATGGAAACTATCAGCGTTTTCATATGAAATCAGAATCTGAAGCCATTAGGTGTTACCTGGAAGGGctgaaaattgaaaaagaatCTCATGCAAGAAATAATTGCAGTGATGCTCTGAAAAAATTGTTGGAACAGAGAGTTCGGAGAGGTTTAGAAGATGCAACAGATTTTGGTGCACTTGGACGTCTTCATAATCTAAATGGTGAGAAACGTAAAGCAATTGAGTGCTATGAGAAAGCCATGGCATTGTGTCCCAACAATGAAGAATATCTGAGTGCATTATGTGAGCTACGACTTTCCATCTCAAGCTAA